Sequence from the Argentina anserina chromosome 7, drPotAnse1.1, whole genome shotgun sequence genome:
CCCAAATCAACGATGTAAAAAATTGTCCTCAGTCCTCTGCGTCCCTTGTATGTAAAGAGCATATGCTAGAATTTTGGTCCACTGGTTAAAGTTTTAATACGGAAGTTGAGAATGTAAATTTTTGTAAGTTCGATTTCATCTTGTGCATCAGTATTACATTCAATAGTAAGAAATAAACATTGAGCAAATACAATGAAAGACCAGCtgaccaaaaaagaaaaccaaatcAAATGGAAAATCAGTCAATACCAAAGAAAGTATCATTTAGCAAAATAACAAACACGACTGGGCTGAATAAAGAATCCTACAACGCATCTTTTTAGTTCAACATCAAAAGATGTTTACCCTCGACAATCTATTTTCCAGAAACACATGTATTTCTTGGCACGACTTCTCTACAAAGCCCAGTTGATAATGATAATGGCAACTCTCAGATCATAATACAACAAATGCAACTAACAAGCGCATAAGTAAACAATCAACAGATATGAATTGAAATTTCTAAAATGAAATTGTCAGCCCATTTTGATGCGTATATAATTAGTTTCTCCACTACACAGTCCTTATCTTTTTAAATAGCAccacaacatatatatgaaacCCAATCACGACTCACTGCCAGTATCGAAATTTTCATTATGATTTCCAATATTCATCTGTTATTCACAACCTGATGCAATTTCTAAATGCAAAAACATAACAATCGTTTTCCAGACAATtaataaacaaaaagaaaacaccTTGCAAAGAGTTTCAGAACTAGCAACAATTGGGTAACATTCAAAATTAGAGCAAACAACAATCCGTATTCTAAACACAATCAAACAAGCAGCTTACATCATAATCAATCCAAATGGGTTGGAAAACAAAAGATAAGAACTCACCCTCATTGAATATACTTGGGTATCTCTCCGTTCCTCAAGAGCGATAGAGAGTAGTCGGCAGCATCAACGAGGTCCTGAATGTTATGCAGTGATCTCTCCTCGGAAGCCAACATGAAGATGGCTTTGACCTCTGCTTTCTTGGCGAGTCTTGCAGCCAAATTCAGAGGCAGATTTGGAGAATTGATGCTTCTCCGTATCTGACGATACAAAGACAGAACCTGTCCTCTGTTTCTAGCCAAGTCCTCTGCAGTTGCCCATATCAAACCCTTCATTTGTTTTGACAACAGAGACATGCCCCGGCTTCACTTCAGACTTCGTTGTTCACATGAATAGGTGGAGTCACAGAGCGTCGTATCCGTATCTCTACTGAGCGCACCTTTTATATTTATCGAGATTtttgtaataaaaaattaattataccacatttaaataaattaaaaactcaatttttatatttcttatacaaattaagacataataccaagtctaaaaaataaattaaaaaaatattaataaattaatacaaaaatatGCAAAATACCCTTATTTTCGTGATAATTAACAAATGTCGATCTAAcaaatttctttcttctcattttttagtttttttttgtaaatttaaattttccggccaaaccaccgccaatttggaggtgagccaatatataaagttgttccttatgtcatgagctttcatttaagtaccatattgcatatgttttgagaaattttgaatttttgaattttgctaaccaaaaaccaaaataGCAATTAGTTACTCAGTCGACtgtattagctagatttatagtcgacagtagcaggtacCTTCCAAGTTGATAGTAGCATGTActttccaagtcgacagtagtagttagattcatagtcgacaatagcatgtaccttccaatttgacaataacAGGTGTCTTCCAAATCGACAGTAACAATTAGTTTTTAACTCGAcaatagcagttagtttttatagtcgacggtagcagttagtttttataatcgacagtaaGAGATAACATCTTCATTCATAGTAGCAAACATTATGGGTCAAATAggggtaaaaaagtaaaatattttatgacatgtagCAACTTGTCATCATTTGGTCCTTATTTactttatcaaattaagtagtgagttatttgtaaactaaattattCTCTGATACTTTTGAATAGTTTGTTATTTTTGTaatgaaaattaatttaattaagtaCTTTGTTATTTGTAAATTACTATTCTTGTTTGGCTCGGTGTTTTATCACGAACTTTTAATCACCATGCTAAAAGGGATGGAGGgttcatcatttagcccgacGATCCGATGAGCCCACAGAAACCCGCAAACCCGATGGGTTTTCactcggcccggcccgcgagaaagcccgtcAAAGTCTGCTTCCGTGTTTAGAGGGTCGGACTTAGTTTAGAGATGTGAAACTCAGCCTAGCCGCCAAACACCTGTAAAACCCCGTGAGGCCTGGCTCATAAAAATCCGACAAGTAATAAAATTGTAATAACCCacgttttcaaacaatatttgaatttaattaaattcttttgagttgtgaagtttgttttaaatcgaatttgagttgttagcaatcgttacgaaacggaaacggaagcgttccgagaacgtttaataagaaaacgttacgtttccgaacgtaattatcgacttttattccgtcgatcggttgcgaaaactttcttcacggaagttgtagagctcgtcgatacgagttcgtgtatatgtgacgcgttcgaatcggacgtcggaggtaaaagttattaacgtcggaagttagtttccgatttggaaactagtataaatagataattatgggattagggtttccataatcagaaaccctttctctcccctctctctcatcccgccgctctccctttctctcttctctctcactctctcgaccttctctctctcaccctcggATCGTCGCAACCCGAGCTCTCCCATCCTCCTCTCCTTCACGATCGAACACCCTCACCTCttcccgagctctctctctcaccttcGGATcgctctctccccgaaacacTCCCACCGCACCTCGAAGATTTGCCCGGCGATCTCCCACACAGGGCTGCCGTGACGTGCACCGCTCGGCTCAACCACGTCGCGAGGACCACAGCTGCCACCCTTCAGCTCGCCTGCTCGAGACTCGCCGCCGTGAGGACGCCGACGTTGCCAAGCTTCTACAAGTCTCGGCAACGATCTTCATCGCCACCATCGAGCTCCAAACGAGCTTTCCATCATCATATTGAGGTGAGATACGTGCTAGGATGgattgtgtgtttgttgtgtgatgtttttggttgatttgggaggttgttggtggagatcggagggagagatggaaggggaggttaccgccgctttaggcggcgcgtgaggttaGTAGGAGGGGGTACGAGGCGGCGTTAGGCCgcggggaggaggaggaagaagaaaaggagaagaatggggcggcggtggcatcacacgcgccttggttggcgtcggcgcgtgggccccacgcgcggccggccggaggtggcgcgtgtggcacacgcgccgccgtgtgaggcggtgtaaatagtttcgactgaaagggtattttggtaatttactgtgtaacggtaaaggtaaatgtaaattttatttacgtatggtgaatgtaattaagttttacctacggtaaatgtaattataatttactttcagtaaatgtaaaaaagtaaattgtaaaaagggtaatttagtaaattttatttactgaatttgtatttacattaaatcgtacgtatacgtacagaaatacgtattaatatttatacgtacagaaatacgtattaatatttatacgtacagaaatacgtattaatatttatacgtacaga
This genomic interval carries:
- the LOC126802950 gene encoding uncharacterized protein LOC126802950 — encoded protein: MSLLSKQMKGLIWATAEDLARNRGQVLSLYRQIRRSINSPNLPLNLAARLAKKAEVKAIFMLASEERSLHNIQDLVDAADYSLSLLRNGEIPKYIQ